One window from the genome of Sinobacterium caligoides encodes:
- a CDS encoding YicC/YloC family endoribonuclease — translation MSKNHSPIKSMTAFSRQQGDYSWGQLTWELRSVNQRYLEPSFKLPEALRSLEPLIRESLRKHLARGKVECALRFQLHNERQQLNVNNQLASELLTAVTQLQQLDETLSPPNALDVLRWPGVLGEREFDDAQIQSDASALFEQAICQLTDSRIREGEAMKQVILDRLDSITHITVEVRGKMDGILLAQHNKLLERLEEMLSELDHDRIAQEMVHLAQKADVAEELDRLDTHIAEVRRVLHKGGPCGRRLDFLMQELNREANTLSSKSIVSKTTQAAVELKVLIEQMREQIQNIE, via the coding sequence ATGAGTAAAAATCACAGTCCGATCAAGAGCATGACAGCTTTCAGCCGCCAACAAGGCGACTACAGTTGGGGGCAACTGACCTGGGAGCTGCGCTCCGTCAATCAGCGCTACCTAGAGCCCAGCTTCAAGCTGCCGGAAGCTCTACGCAGCCTGGAGCCACTCATTCGCGAATCACTACGTAAGCACCTAGCACGTGGAAAAGTAGAGTGCGCTCTACGTTTTCAGTTGCACAACGAACGGCAACAACTCAACGTCAACAATCAGTTGGCGAGTGAATTGCTCACTGCGGTCACTCAGCTGCAACAGCTCGATGAGACACTATCCCCCCCCAACGCCTTGGACGTATTGCGCTGGCCCGGCGTACTCGGAGAGAGAGAGTTCGATGATGCACAGATACAGAGCGATGCCAGCGCCCTGTTCGAGCAAGCGATCTGTCAGTTAACCGACAGCCGCATACGCGAAGGCGAGGCGATGAAACAGGTCATCCTCGACCGCCTCGATAGCATCACCCACATCACCGTCGAAGTGCGCGGCAAGATGGATGGTATTTTACTCGCACAACACAACAAGTTATTAGAGCGCCTCGAGGAGATGCTGAGCGAGCTTGATCACGACAGAATCGCCCAGGAAATGGTACACCTGGCGCAGAAGGCTGACGTCGCCGAAGAGCTCGACCGCCTCGACACCCATATTGCCGAGGTTCGGCGTGTCCTCCATAAGGGCGGCCCCTGCGGGCGTCGCCTCGATTTCCTGATGCAGGAACTTAATCGCGAGGCCAACACCCTTTCCTCTAAGTCTATCGTCAGCAAAACGACACAAGCCGCGGTAGAACTAAAAGTGCTCATCGAACAGATGCGCGAACAGATTCAGAACATAGAGTAA